Proteins co-encoded in one Arachis hypogaea cultivar Tifrunner chromosome 13, arahy.Tifrunner.gnm2.J5K5, whole genome shotgun sequence genomic window:
- the LOC112736669 gene encoding uncharacterized protein isoform X4, with protein MSGGFFRGTSADQDTRFSNKQLKLLKSQKFAPELEHLVDMTKVNMEVMKPWITRRVTELLGFEDEVLINFIHSLLDAKEVNGKEIQIQLTGFMEKNTGKFMKELWTLLLSAQKNASGVPQQFLDAKEEELRKKKVENDKITSEIQRKREKEDREFMEVRLKKLDGGFDAKDNDTALDSTTGHYVQDGKESDKRNGVRGRSRVSRSPRSPAVSVSPNRGSPSRSMSKSFSNSRSYSGGRHRSRSISRSPEARRRSPSSDRIRRSPRRRSISPRRYSPRRSPYRRPPYSRRRSRSRSTYRSPSPLRRRMHSPYRRSSPSYRRRRSPSPVKRRRSPSPMRRRRSPSPIRRRRSPSPVRRRRSPSPVRRQRSPSPLRRRSPIMRYRSPPVRRMPPTHLRSRSGSPMQSTSPIRRRDGSQSPQRRSPSPLRRRSPGFVKRRSPSPSPRRSPPNEWSSQSPARHVSTSPVKRTSSRRQRSPVQPSRGRVRTPEELSPVAHQHPKDKDHKASRTKSPDSVSSGEKSPPRSVSPQPRRRNSSEDRSPPKSPVRQRRDKLTHERSLSPPKRPRTQKPRHDSPETSEDAEGTYHSRDPNSKSSGKRTKYLSPVSKRKNSPAKFHDEADFSPEMAAGRVSSGSRHYDNTDGSRKGREIKGDISSGKGDESYVRPKSPRNKESYSSEKPHESYAVDTKKSDDKDHSLSNYAKNSDRRNKSEATRDLVGKVDRVNHSASYDSVSEESDKHRREGKEKRKHRKSEKKVVSSDEDYSSDSEMEDRKDAKRRKKEEKKLRKEEKRRRREEKRRRREERRAEKLKMKGKTDYSSDDEEAERMDHRRSDNDEMLSEQKKLEIELRNKALESLKAKKGMNN; from the exons ATGTCGGGCGGTTTCTTTCGG GGCACATCTGCGGATCAGGACACTCGGTTTTCGAATAAACAATTGAAGCTGCTGAAGTCGCAAAAGTTTGCCCCCGAATTGGAGCACCTG GTGGACATGACAAAGGTGAACATGGAGGTGATGAAGCCTTGGATCACCAGAAGGGTGACTGAGCTTCTCGGGTTCGAAGATGAAGTGCTTATTAACTTTATACACAGTCTGCTTGATGCGAAG GAAGTGAATGGGAAGGAAATCCAGATACAACTTACTGGGTTTATGGAAAAAAACACTGGAAAGTTCATGAAAGAGCTTTGGACGCTTCTTCTCAGTGCACAGAAAAATGCCAGTGGTGTTCCTCAGCAGTTCTTGGAtgccaaagaagaagaactccGGAAGAAGAAG GTTGAAAATGATAAAATAACTAGTGAAATTCagaggaaaagagagaaagaagatagAGAGTTCATGGAAGTGAGGCTGAAAAAACTG GACGGTGGATTTGATGCGAAGGATAATGATACTGCTTTGGACTCAACCACAGGGCACTATGTTCAGGATGGAAAAGAAAGTGACAAGAGGAATGGTGTTAGAGGAAGGAGCAG GGTTTCTAGGTCCCCGCGCTCACCTGCTGTTTCTGTTTCGCCTAATCG AGGCTCGCCTTCAAGGTCAATGAGTAAATCATTTTCAAATTCACGAAGCTATTCGGG TGGTAGACATAGATCGAGGAGTATATCTAGGTCTCCAGAAGCTAGAAGACGCTCCCCATCTTCTGATAGGATTCGCCGTTCTCCACGACGACGATCCATTTCTCCTCGGAGGTATTCACCTAGGCGATCCCCTTACCGGAGGCCTCCATATTCAAGGAGAAGATCTAGATCCCGCTCAACTTATAGATCTCCTTCTCCTCTACGACGTAGAATGCATTCCCCCTACCGTCGTAGTTCACCCTCTTACCGTCGACGCAGATCACCTTCTCCTGTGAAAAGACGCAGATCGCCTTCTCCAATGCGTCGACGTAGATCTCCTTCACCAATCCGTCGACGTAGATCACCTTCTCCAGTGCGTCGACGCAGATCACCCTCTCCTGTAAGGCGACAAAGGTCACCCTCTCCACTGCGACGTCGATCTCCCATCATGCGGTATAGATCTCCACCTGTGCGCCGAATGCCTCCAACCCATCTACGGTCTAGATCAGGATCTCCCATGCAATCCACTTCTCCCATACGTCGAAGGGACGGGAGTCAAAGTCCACAACGCAGATCTCCATCTCCTCTGCGGCGTAGATCACCTGGTTTTGTTAAGAGAAGATCACCAAGTCCTTCTCCGAGGAGGTCTCCTCCAAATGAATGGAGCTCTCAGTCCCCAGCACGGCATGTATCTACATCTCCAGTAAAGAGAACTTCGTCAAGACGTCAAAGGAGTCCTGTGCAGCCTTCTAGGGGGAGAGTCAG AACACCGGAAGAATTGTCACCTGTGGCGCATCAACACCCAAAAGATAAGGATCATAAAGCTTCACGCACTAAATCGCCAGACTCAGTTTCGTCAGGTGAGAAGTCTCCACCACGATCAGTGTCTCCACAACCAAGGAGGAGGAATAGCAGTGAAGACAGGAG TCCACCGAAGAGCCCGGTGAGGCAAAGAAGAGACAAGTTGACCCATGAAAGAAGCTTGAGTCCTCCAAAGAGACCAAGAACCCAGAAACCTCGCCATGATAGCCCAGAGACAAGTGAAGATGCAGAAGGAACATACCATTCTAG AGATCCTAATTCAAAGTCATCCGGAAAGAGAACAAAATATTTATCCCCAGTTAGTAAGCGGAAAAACTCGCCTGCAAAGTTTCATGATGAGGCAGATTTCTCTCCCGAAATGGCAGCTGGTCGCGTTTCTTCTGGGTCTCGTCACTATGATAACACTGACGGGAGTAGGAAAGGGCGAGAGATTAAAGG TGATATTTCTTCTGGAAAAGGTGATGAATCTTATGTGCGACCTAAATCGCCAAGGAATAAAGAAAGTTATTCCAGTGAGAAGCCTCATGAATCTTATGCTGTAGATACTAAGAAGTCTGATGACAAGGATCATTCTCTTTCAAACTATGCAAAAAATAGTGATAGGCGCAACAAATCAGAAGCAACTCGAGATTTAGTTGGAAAAGTTGATCGTGTCAATCATAGTGCTTCCTATGATTCTGTTTCTGAGGAAAGTGACAAACATAGGAGGGAAGGGAAGGAAAAGAGAAAACATAGAAAGTCAGAGAAAAAAGTTGTGTCATCAGATGAAGATTATAGTTCTGATTCTGAAATGGAGGACAGGAAAGATGCTAAGAGgaggaaaaaggaggagaagaagctgCGGAAGGAGGAGAAACGTCGAAGACGGGAAGAGAAAAGACGCCGAAGGGAAGAACGGCGAGCAGAGAAGCTGAAAATGAAGGGTAAAACTGACTATAGTTCAGACGATGAGGAAGCTGAACGAATGGATCATCGTCGTAGTGATAATGACGAGATGTTGTCTGAACAAAAGAAGCTTGAGATTGAGTTGCGGAATAAGGCTCTTGAATCTCTCAAAGCAAAGAAGGGCATGAATAACTGA
- the LOC112736669 gene encoding uncharacterized protein isoform X2, producing MSGGFFRGTSADQDTRFSNKQLKLLKSQKFAPELEHLVDMTKVNMEVMKPWITRRVTELLGFEDEVLINFIHSLLDAKEVNGKEIQIQLTGFMEKNTGKFMKELWTLLLSAQKNASGVPQQFLDAKEEELRKKKVENDKITSEIQRKREKEDREFMEVRLKKLDGGFDAKDNDTALDSTTGHYVQDGKESDKRNGVRGRSRVSRSPRSPAVSVSPNRGSPSRSMSKSFSNSRSYSGGRHRSRSISRSPEARRRSPSSDRIRRSPRRRSISPRRYSPRRSPYRRPPYSRRRSRSRSTYRSPSPLRRRMHSPYRRSSPSYRRRRSPSPVKRRRSPSPMRRRRSPSPIRRRRSPSPVRRRRSPSPVRRQRSPSPLRRRSPIMRYRSPPVRRMPPTHLRSRSGSPMQSTSPIRRRDGSQSPQRRSPSPLRRRSPGFVKRRSPSPSPRRSPPNEWSSQSPARHVSTSPVKRTSSRRQRSPVQPSRGRVRTPEELSPVAHQHPKDKDHKASRTKSPDSVSSGEKSPPRSVSPQPRRRNSSEDRSPPKSPVRQRRDKLTHERSLSPPKRPRTQKPRHDSPETSEDAEGTYHSRDNRDPNSKSSGKRTKYLSPVSKRKNSPAKFHDEADFSPEMAAGRVSSGSRHYDNTDGSRKGREIKGDISSGKGDESYVRPKSPRNKESYSSEKPHESYAVDTKKSDDKDHSLSNYAKNSDRRNKSEATRDLVGKVDRVNHSASYDSVSEESDKHRREGKEKRKHRKSEKKVVSSDEDYSSDSEMEDRKDAKRRKKEEKKLRKEEKRRRREEKRRRREERRAEKLKMKGKTDYSSDDEEAERMDHRRSDNDEMLSEQKKLEIELRNKALESLKAKKGMNN from the exons ATGTCGGGCGGTTTCTTTCGG GGCACATCTGCGGATCAGGACACTCGGTTTTCGAATAAACAATTGAAGCTGCTGAAGTCGCAAAAGTTTGCCCCCGAATTGGAGCACCTG GTGGACATGACAAAGGTGAACATGGAGGTGATGAAGCCTTGGATCACCAGAAGGGTGACTGAGCTTCTCGGGTTCGAAGATGAAGTGCTTATTAACTTTATACACAGTCTGCTTGATGCGAAG GAAGTGAATGGGAAGGAAATCCAGATACAACTTACTGGGTTTATGGAAAAAAACACTGGAAAGTTCATGAAAGAGCTTTGGACGCTTCTTCTCAGTGCACAGAAAAATGCCAGTGGTGTTCCTCAGCAGTTCTTGGAtgccaaagaagaagaactccGGAAGAAGAAG GTTGAAAATGATAAAATAACTAGTGAAATTCagaggaaaagagagaaagaagatagAGAGTTCATGGAAGTGAGGCTGAAAAAACTG GACGGTGGATTTGATGCGAAGGATAATGATACTGCTTTGGACTCAACCACAGGGCACTATGTTCAGGATGGAAAAGAAAGTGACAAGAGGAATGGTGTTAGAGGAAGGAGCAG GGTTTCTAGGTCCCCGCGCTCACCTGCTGTTTCTGTTTCGCCTAATCG AGGCTCGCCTTCAAGGTCAATGAGTAAATCATTTTCAAATTCACGAAGCTATTCGGG TGGTAGACATAGATCGAGGAGTATATCTAGGTCTCCAGAAGCTAGAAGACGCTCCCCATCTTCTGATAGGATTCGCCGTTCTCCACGACGACGATCCATTTCTCCTCGGAGGTATTCACCTAGGCGATCCCCTTACCGGAGGCCTCCATATTCAAGGAGAAGATCTAGATCCCGCTCAACTTATAGATCTCCTTCTCCTCTACGACGTAGAATGCATTCCCCCTACCGTCGTAGTTCACCCTCTTACCGTCGACGCAGATCACCTTCTCCTGTGAAAAGACGCAGATCGCCTTCTCCAATGCGTCGACGTAGATCTCCTTCACCAATCCGTCGACGTAGATCACCTTCTCCAGTGCGTCGACGCAGATCACCCTCTCCTGTAAGGCGACAAAGGTCACCCTCTCCACTGCGACGTCGATCTCCCATCATGCGGTATAGATCTCCACCTGTGCGCCGAATGCCTCCAACCCATCTACGGTCTAGATCAGGATCTCCCATGCAATCCACTTCTCCCATACGTCGAAGGGACGGGAGTCAAAGTCCACAACGCAGATCTCCATCTCCTCTGCGGCGTAGATCACCTGGTTTTGTTAAGAGAAGATCACCAAGTCCTTCTCCGAGGAGGTCTCCTCCAAATGAATGGAGCTCTCAGTCCCCAGCACGGCATGTATCTACATCTCCAGTAAAGAGAACTTCGTCAAGACGTCAAAGGAGTCCTGTGCAGCCTTCTAGGGGGAGAGTCAG AACACCGGAAGAATTGTCACCTGTGGCGCATCAACACCCAAAAGATAAGGATCATAAAGCTTCACGCACTAAATCGCCAGACTCAGTTTCGTCAGGTGAGAAGTCTCCACCACGATCAGTGTCTCCACAACCAAGGAGGAGGAATAGCAGTGAAGACAGGAG TCCACCGAAGAGCCCGGTGAGGCAAAGAAGAGACAAGTTGACCCATGAAAGAAGCTTGAGTCCTCCAAAGAGACCAAGAACCCAGAAACCTCGCCATGATAGCCCAGAGACAAGTGAAGATGCAGAAGGAACATACCATTCTAG AGACAACAGAGATCCTAATTCAAAGTCATCCGGAAAGAGAACAAAATATTTATCCCCAGTTAGTAAGCGGAAAAACTCGCCTGCAAAGTTTCATGATGAGGCAGATTTCTCTCCCGAAATGGCAGCTGGTCGCGTTTCTTCTGGGTCTCGTCACTATGATAACACTGACGGGAGTAGGAAAGGGCGAGAGATTAAAGG TGATATTTCTTCTGGAAAAGGTGATGAATCTTATGTGCGACCTAAATCGCCAAGGAATAAAGAAAGTTATTCCAGTGAGAAGCCTCATGAATCTTATGCTGTAGATACTAAGAAGTCTGATGACAAGGATCATTCTCTTTCAAACTATGCAAAAAATAGTGATAGGCGCAACAAATCAGAAGCAACTCGAGATTTAGTTGGAAAAGTTGATCGTGTCAATCATAGTGCTTCCTATGATTCTGTTTCTGAGGAAAGTGACAAACATAGGAGGGAAGGGAAGGAAAAGAGAAAACATAGAAAGTCAGAGAAAAAAGTTGTGTCATCAGATGAAGATTATAGTTCTGATTCTGAAATGGAGGACAGGAAAGATGCTAAGAGgaggaaaaaggaggagaagaagctgCGGAAGGAGGAGAAACGTCGAAGACGGGAAGAGAAAAGACGCCGAAGGGAAGAACGGCGAGCAGAGAAGCTGAAAATGAAGGGTAAAACTGACTATAGTTCAGACGATGAGGAAGCTGAACGAATGGATCATCGTCGTAGTGATAATGACGAGATGTTGTCTGAACAAAAGAAGCTTGAGATTGAGTTGCGGAATAAGGCTCTTGAATCTCTCAAAGCAAAGAAGGGCATGAATAACTGA
- the LOC112736669 gene encoding uncharacterized protein isoform X1, with product MSGGFFRGTSADQDTRFSNKQLKLLKSQKFAPELEHLVDMTKVNMEVMKPWITRRVTELLGFEDEVLINFIHSLLDAKEVNGKEIQIQLTGFMEKNTGKFMKELWTLLLSAQKNASGVPQQFLDAKEEELRKKKVENDKITSEIQRKREKEDREFMEVRLKKLDGGFDAKDNDTALDSTTGHYVQDGKESDKRNGVRGRSRVSRSPRSPAVSVSPNRRGSPSRSMSKSFSNSRSYSGGRHRSRSISRSPEARRRSPSSDRIRRSPRRRSISPRRYSPRRSPYRRPPYSRRRSRSRSTYRSPSPLRRRMHSPYRRSSPSYRRRRSPSPVKRRRSPSPMRRRRSPSPIRRRRSPSPVRRRRSPSPVRRQRSPSPLRRRSPIMRYRSPPVRRMPPTHLRSRSGSPMQSTSPIRRRDGSQSPQRRSPSPLRRRSPGFVKRRSPSPSPRRSPPNEWSSQSPARHVSTSPVKRTSSRRQRSPVQPSRGRVRTPEELSPVAHQHPKDKDHKASRTKSPDSVSSGEKSPPRSVSPQPRRRNSSEDRSPPKSPVRQRRDKLTHERSLSPPKRPRTQKPRHDSPETSEDAEGTYHSRDNRDPNSKSSGKRTKYLSPVSKRKNSPAKFHDEADFSPEMAAGRVSSGSRHYDNTDGSRKGREIKGDISSGKGDESYVRPKSPRNKESYSSEKPHESYAVDTKKSDDKDHSLSNYAKNSDRRNKSEATRDLVGKVDRVNHSASYDSVSEESDKHRREGKEKRKHRKSEKKVVSSDEDYSSDSEMEDRKDAKRRKKEEKKLRKEEKRRRREEKRRRREERRAEKLKMKGKTDYSSDDEEAERMDHRRSDNDEMLSEQKKLEIELRNKALESLKAKKGMNN from the exons ATGTCGGGCGGTTTCTTTCGG GGCACATCTGCGGATCAGGACACTCGGTTTTCGAATAAACAATTGAAGCTGCTGAAGTCGCAAAAGTTTGCCCCCGAATTGGAGCACCTG GTGGACATGACAAAGGTGAACATGGAGGTGATGAAGCCTTGGATCACCAGAAGGGTGACTGAGCTTCTCGGGTTCGAAGATGAAGTGCTTATTAACTTTATACACAGTCTGCTTGATGCGAAG GAAGTGAATGGGAAGGAAATCCAGATACAACTTACTGGGTTTATGGAAAAAAACACTGGAAAGTTCATGAAAGAGCTTTGGACGCTTCTTCTCAGTGCACAGAAAAATGCCAGTGGTGTTCCTCAGCAGTTCTTGGAtgccaaagaagaagaactccGGAAGAAGAAG GTTGAAAATGATAAAATAACTAGTGAAATTCagaggaaaagagagaaagaagatagAGAGTTCATGGAAGTGAGGCTGAAAAAACTG GACGGTGGATTTGATGCGAAGGATAATGATACTGCTTTGGACTCAACCACAGGGCACTATGTTCAGGATGGAAAAGAAAGTGACAAGAGGAATGGTGTTAGAGGAAGGAGCAG GGTTTCTAGGTCCCCGCGCTCACCTGCTGTTTCTGTTTCGCCTAATCG CAGAGGCTCGCCTTCAAGGTCAATGAGTAAATCATTTTCAAATTCACGAAGCTATTCGGG TGGTAGACATAGATCGAGGAGTATATCTAGGTCTCCAGAAGCTAGAAGACGCTCCCCATCTTCTGATAGGATTCGCCGTTCTCCACGACGACGATCCATTTCTCCTCGGAGGTATTCACCTAGGCGATCCCCTTACCGGAGGCCTCCATATTCAAGGAGAAGATCTAGATCCCGCTCAACTTATAGATCTCCTTCTCCTCTACGACGTAGAATGCATTCCCCCTACCGTCGTAGTTCACCCTCTTACCGTCGACGCAGATCACCTTCTCCTGTGAAAAGACGCAGATCGCCTTCTCCAATGCGTCGACGTAGATCTCCTTCACCAATCCGTCGACGTAGATCACCTTCTCCAGTGCGTCGACGCAGATCACCCTCTCCTGTAAGGCGACAAAGGTCACCCTCTCCACTGCGACGTCGATCTCCCATCATGCGGTATAGATCTCCACCTGTGCGCCGAATGCCTCCAACCCATCTACGGTCTAGATCAGGATCTCCCATGCAATCCACTTCTCCCATACGTCGAAGGGACGGGAGTCAAAGTCCACAACGCAGATCTCCATCTCCTCTGCGGCGTAGATCACCTGGTTTTGTTAAGAGAAGATCACCAAGTCCTTCTCCGAGGAGGTCTCCTCCAAATGAATGGAGCTCTCAGTCCCCAGCACGGCATGTATCTACATCTCCAGTAAAGAGAACTTCGTCAAGACGTCAAAGGAGTCCTGTGCAGCCTTCTAGGGGGAGAGTCAG AACACCGGAAGAATTGTCACCTGTGGCGCATCAACACCCAAAAGATAAGGATCATAAAGCTTCACGCACTAAATCGCCAGACTCAGTTTCGTCAGGTGAGAAGTCTCCACCACGATCAGTGTCTCCACAACCAAGGAGGAGGAATAGCAGTGAAGACAGGAG TCCACCGAAGAGCCCGGTGAGGCAAAGAAGAGACAAGTTGACCCATGAAAGAAGCTTGAGTCCTCCAAAGAGACCAAGAACCCAGAAACCTCGCCATGATAGCCCAGAGACAAGTGAAGATGCAGAAGGAACATACCATTCTAG AGACAACAGAGATCCTAATTCAAAGTCATCCGGAAAGAGAACAAAATATTTATCCCCAGTTAGTAAGCGGAAAAACTCGCCTGCAAAGTTTCATGATGAGGCAGATTTCTCTCCCGAAATGGCAGCTGGTCGCGTTTCTTCTGGGTCTCGTCACTATGATAACACTGACGGGAGTAGGAAAGGGCGAGAGATTAAAGG TGATATTTCTTCTGGAAAAGGTGATGAATCTTATGTGCGACCTAAATCGCCAAGGAATAAAGAAAGTTATTCCAGTGAGAAGCCTCATGAATCTTATGCTGTAGATACTAAGAAGTCTGATGACAAGGATCATTCTCTTTCAAACTATGCAAAAAATAGTGATAGGCGCAACAAATCAGAAGCAACTCGAGATTTAGTTGGAAAAGTTGATCGTGTCAATCATAGTGCTTCCTATGATTCTGTTTCTGAGGAAAGTGACAAACATAGGAGGGAAGGGAAGGAAAAGAGAAAACATAGAAAGTCAGAGAAAAAAGTTGTGTCATCAGATGAAGATTATAGTTCTGATTCTGAAATGGAGGACAGGAAAGATGCTAAGAGgaggaaaaaggaggagaagaagctgCGGAAGGAGGAGAAACGTCGAAGACGGGAAGAGAAAAGACGCCGAAGGGAAGAACGGCGAGCAGAGAAGCTGAAAATGAAGGGTAAAACTGACTATAGTTCAGACGATGAGGAAGCTGAACGAATGGATCATCGTCGTAGTGATAATGACGAGATGTTGTCTGAACAAAAGAAGCTTGAGATTGAGTTGCGGAATAAGGCTCTTGAATCTCTCAAAGCAAAGAAGGGCATGAATAACTGA
- the LOC112736669 gene encoding uncharacterized protein isoform X3, whose protein sequence is MSGGFFRGTSADQDTRFSNKQLKLLKSQKFAPELEHLVDMTKVNMEVMKPWITRRVTELLGFEDEVLINFIHSLLDAKEVNGKEIQIQLTGFMEKNTGKFMKELWTLLLSAQKNASGVPQQFLDAKEEELRKKKVENDKITSEIQRKREKEDREFMEVRLKKLDGGFDAKDNDTALDSTTGHYVQDGKESDKRNGVRGRSRVSRSPRSPAVSVSPNRRGSPSRSMSKSFSNSRSYSGGRHRSRSISRSPEARRRSPSSDRIRRSPRRRSISPRRYSPRRSPYRRPPYSRRRSRSRSTYRSPSPLRRRMHSPYRRSSPSYRRRRSPSPVKRRRSPSPMRRRRSPSPIRRRRSPSPVRRRRSPSPVRRQRSPSPLRRRSPIMRYRSPPVRRMPPTHLRSRSGSPMQSTSPIRRRDGSQSPQRRSPSPLRRRSPGFVKRRSPSPSPRRSPPNEWSSQSPARHVSTSPVKRTSSRRQRSPVQPSRGRVRTPEELSPVAHQHPKDKDHKASRTKSPDSVSSGEKSPPRSVSPQPRRRNSSEDRSPPKSPVRQRRDKLTHERSLSPPKRPRTQKPRHDSPETSEDAEGTYHSRDPNSKSSGKRTKYLSPVSKRKNSPAKFHDEADFSPEMAAGRVSSGSRHYDNTDGSRKGREIKGDISSGKGDESYVRPKSPRNKESYSSEKPHESYAVDTKKSDDKDHSLSNYAKNSDRRNKSEATRDLVGKVDRVNHSASYDSVSEESDKHRREGKEKRKHRKSEKKVVSSDEDYSSDSEMEDRKDAKRRKKEEKKLRKEEKRRRREEKRRRREERRAEKLKMKGKTDYSSDDEEAERMDHRRSDNDEMLSEQKKLEIELRNKALESLKAKKGMNN, encoded by the exons ATGTCGGGCGGTTTCTTTCGG GGCACATCTGCGGATCAGGACACTCGGTTTTCGAATAAACAATTGAAGCTGCTGAAGTCGCAAAAGTTTGCCCCCGAATTGGAGCACCTG GTGGACATGACAAAGGTGAACATGGAGGTGATGAAGCCTTGGATCACCAGAAGGGTGACTGAGCTTCTCGGGTTCGAAGATGAAGTGCTTATTAACTTTATACACAGTCTGCTTGATGCGAAG GAAGTGAATGGGAAGGAAATCCAGATACAACTTACTGGGTTTATGGAAAAAAACACTGGAAAGTTCATGAAAGAGCTTTGGACGCTTCTTCTCAGTGCACAGAAAAATGCCAGTGGTGTTCCTCAGCAGTTCTTGGAtgccaaagaagaagaactccGGAAGAAGAAG GTTGAAAATGATAAAATAACTAGTGAAATTCagaggaaaagagagaaagaagatagAGAGTTCATGGAAGTGAGGCTGAAAAAACTG GACGGTGGATTTGATGCGAAGGATAATGATACTGCTTTGGACTCAACCACAGGGCACTATGTTCAGGATGGAAAAGAAAGTGACAAGAGGAATGGTGTTAGAGGAAGGAGCAG GGTTTCTAGGTCCCCGCGCTCACCTGCTGTTTCTGTTTCGCCTAATCG CAGAGGCTCGCCTTCAAGGTCAATGAGTAAATCATTTTCAAATTCACGAAGCTATTCGGG TGGTAGACATAGATCGAGGAGTATATCTAGGTCTCCAGAAGCTAGAAGACGCTCCCCATCTTCTGATAGGATTCGCCGTTCTCCACGACGACGATCCATTTCTCCTCGGAGGTATTCACCTAGGCGATCCCCTTACCGGAGGCCTCCATATTCAAGGAGAAGATCTAGATCCCGCTCAACTTATAGATCTCCTTCTCCTCTACGACGTAGAATGCATTCCCCCTACCGTCGTAGTTCACCCTCTTACCGTCGACGCAGATCACCTTCTCCTGTGAAAAGACGCAGATCGCCTTCTCCAATGCGTCGACGTAGATCTCCTTCACCAATCCGTCGACGTAGATCACCTTCTCCAGTGCGTCGACGCAGATCACCCTCTCCTGTAAGGCGACAAAGGTCACCCTCTCCACTGCGACGTCGATCTCCCATCATGCGGTATAGATCTCCACCTGTGCGCCGAATGCCTCCAACCCATCTACGGTCTAGATCAGGATCTCCCATGCAATCCACTTCTCCCATACGTCGAAGGGACGGGAGTCAAAGTCCACAACGCAGATCTCCATCTCCTCTGCGGCGTAGATCACCTGGTTTTGTTAAGAGAAGATCACCAAGTCCTTCTCCGAGGAGGTCTCCTCCAAATGAATGGAGCTCTCAGTCCCCAGCACGGCATGTATCTACATCTCCAGTAAAGAGAACTTCGTCAAGACGTCAAAGGAGTCCTGTGCAGCCTTCTAGGGGGAGAGTCAG AACACCGGAAGAATTGTCACCTGTGGCGCATCAACACCCAAAAGATAAGGATCATAAAGCTTCACGCACTAAATCGCCAGACTCAGTTTCGTCAGGTGAGAAGTCTCCACCACGATCAGTGTCTCCACAACCAAGGAGGAGGAATAGCAGTGAAGACAGGAG TCCACCGAAGAGCCCGGTGAGGCAAAGAAGAGACAAGTTGACCCATGAAAGAAGCTTGAGTCCTCCAAAGAGACCAAGAACCCAGAAACCTCGCCATGATAGCCCAGAGACAAGTGAAGATGCAGAAGGAACATACCATTCTAG AGATCCTAATTCAAAGTCATCCGGAAAGAGAACAAAATATTTATCCCCAGTTAGTAAGCGGAAAAACTCGCCTGCAAAGTTTCATGATGAGGCAGATTTCTCTCCCGAAATGGCAGCTGGTCGCGTTTCTTCTGGGTCTCGTCACTATGATAACACTGACGGGAGTAGGAAAGGGCGAGAGATTAAAGG TGATATTTCTTCTGGAAAAGGTGATGAATCTTATGTGCGACCTAAATCGCCAAGGAATAAAGAAAGTTATTCCAGTGAGAAGCCTCATGAATCTTATGCTGTAGATACTAAGAAGTCTGATGACAAGGATCATTCTCTTTCAAACTATGCAAAAAATAGTGATAGGCGCAACAAATCAGAAGCAACTCGAGATTTAGTTGGAAAAGTTGATCGTGTCAATCATAGTGCTTCCTATGATTCTGTTTCTGAGGAAAGTGACAAACATAGGAGGGAAGGGAAGGAAAAGAGAAAACATAGAAAGTCAGAGAAAAAAGTTGTGTCATCAGATGAAGATTATAGTTCTGATTCTGAAATGGAGGACAGGAAAGATGCTAAGAGgaggaaaaaggaggagaagaagctgCGGAAGGAGGAGAAACGTCGAAGACGGGAAGAGAAAAGACGCCGAAGGGAAGAACGGCGAGCAGAGAAGCTGAAAATGAAGGGTAAAACTGACTATAGTTCAGACGATGAGGAAGCTGAACGAATGGATCATCGTCGTAGTGATAATGACGAGATGTTGTCTGAACAAAAGAAGCTTGAGATTGAGTTGCGGAATAAGGCTCTTGAATCTCTCAAAGCAAAGAAGGGCATGAATAACTGA